A genomic stretch from Megalobrama amblycephala isolate DHTTF-2021 linkage group LG22, ASM1881202v1, whole genome shotgun sequence includes:
- the arhgap29a gene encoding rho GTPase-activating protein 29 isoform X1, whose product MERKDRLSVRKLLESESLRGTLHRDPFKLAAAGMFATGMLQQSSGGLNKRSLGMARLPNSHFFPLSSGSGSWGLGRSAKSGSLSSVSSGSDSMDMAGADPDYIMQLVNEVRRFADVLLHLKEAFNTKDHQDCLHQVVHERLGELLRVLKSVISKHHSLNSVEILSAAGTLIAKVKGVNFKEVNEDNKQTLFSEIYTSIDTLAFTFGNVVSDFLMGDVENGSASGLPQARRSRSFENLTVESGGCGPEKDDPPGPSPPARVEEMDGALLRSDSGVESALLYAKAWSKYTKELLAWVDKRLNMDIECAKSYAKMAESAKALASQQEHMPFRDIYISAFKNDIEYSHLIMQTTAALQSNKFMQPLQARKNELDKLRKEVKEQWQREQKKMHEADSALKKARLLQAQRQEEYEKARCSTNRVEEEQIGTGKQLEKRRKLEEEALQKAEEAQEHYKHCITDVGVKRVDLANTKSEILTQIRELVFQCDLTLKAVTVNWFQMQQAQVVSLPVNFQSLCENAKLYEPGLCYTEFVKSLPSDRTRVDSFSFDISGTQNTGLPLSKRVMNSGHSSQVHLSQVSLTPGDFLSADDVESHVQARTGKMTDGRSNSTTDIQALRIQGPFRVWRTSSQGGGMCSDSESAGGSSESRSMDSPTASPGDFKRRLPRTPSTGTMSSADDLDEREPPSPSDNGLSEMVTEAASSPGPFRNTQMSKAAQTHKLRKLRAPSKCRECDSLVVFHGAECEECSLACHKKCLETLAIQCGHKKLQGKLHLFAIDFAQAARNSPDGIPFIIKKCTSEIENRALNIKGIYRVNGAKSRVEKLCQAFENGKDLVELSDLYPHDISNVLKLYLRQLPEPLILFRYYNDFIGLAKESQSIIVDEVEASRGSPTSDSPQISVELNRVLFKIKDLLRQLPPAHYKTLQFLIQHLHRVSERADENKMTASNLGIIFGPTLIKPRQADAEVSLSSLVDYPYQALIVELLIRHYEMIFDTPLSPLPPSSPVAESSPLPFKSRFTSQEKEQQLSRHSKSLVDIKEQQQPKAKTYKRHSSVIPSMHLMDEVKEVKIRSDKDFTAVGDTVDINRHLSSSVPEMRNSPGLSRRNHVSRVQLRPPRPKLASRPISMPAERLLNLAKVDECNVKNSVEQDDNHSRDPVIEEVSEEEKPKSRAGNHYRKSYIDTQTLRRTWDKQYKHHEITPKTFMITTTCPSDSGTNDANVHTSSLTSSSFSEHTKSASTALANRPYTIAVRPGRTLRREGNVSEYCPVPTAFRPPRTLQPPPGTFYKPPGSKTKSLTEVERKSSRAIANSTEEEEDDDDDDEEEEGFGVEVSVDEPEPDLDPEPSPELDARNTSPLPLPQSPSSSPEELGQNETKPVYQRLRSHRMQDLEHREAHFV is encoded by the exons ATCACCAGGACTGTCTGCACCAGGTTGTTCACGAGCGTCTGGGAGAGCTGTTGCGTGTGTTGAAATCTGTGATTTCTAAACACCACTCTCTGAATTCGGTGGAAATCCTCAGCGCAGCAGGGACCCTAATCGCAAAGGTCAAAG GTGTGAACTTCAAGGAAGTGAATGAAGACAATAAGCAGACGCTCTTTTCCGAGATCTACACTTCCATAGATACATTGGCCTTCACGTTTGGCAATGT AGTGTCTGACTTCCTTATGGGAGATGTAGAGAATGGCTCAGCCTCGGGGCTTCCTCAGGCCCGCAGGAGCAGG TCTTTTGAAAACCTGACGGTGGAGTCCGGAGGATGTGGACCGGAAAAAGATGACCCTCCAG GTCCCTCTCCGCCCGCGCGGGTGGAGGAGATGGATGGAGCTTTGCTCCGGAGTGACAGCGGGGTTGAGTCCGCCCTGCTCTATGCCAAAGCCTGGTCGAAATACACCAAGGAACTCCTGGCCTGGGTGGACAAACGTCTTAATATGG ACATTGAGTGTGCAAAGAGCTATGCTAAGATGGCTGAATCTGCAAAGGCGCTGGCGTCTCAACAG GAACACATGCCATTCCGGGATATTTACATCTCTGCCTTCAAGAATGATATTGAATACAGCCATTTGATCATGCAAACCACAGCTGCGCTACAGTCCAACAAATTCATGCAG CCTCTGCAAGCTCGAAAAAATGAGCTCGATAAGTTGAGGAAGGAGGTGAAGGAACAATGGCAGAGAGAGCAGAAGAAAATG CATGAAGCAGACAGTGCGCTGAAGAAGGCCCGGCTCCTGCAGGCTCAGAGGCAGGAAGAGTACGAGAAAGCCCGCTGCTCAACCAATCGAGTGGAGGAGGAACAGATCGGAACAGGAAAACAGCTGGAGAAGAGACGCAAACTAGAGGAGGAGGCTCTGCAGAAG GCAGAGGAAGCCCAAGAACATTACAAGCATTGCATTACAGATGTCGGGGTGAAGAGAGTGGACCTGGCCAACACCAAGAGCGAGATTCTTACTCAGATACGAGAGCTTGTGTTTCAGTGCGACCTGACCCTGAAAGCA GTGACGGTGAACTGGTTTCAGATGCAGCAGGCCCAGGTGGTGTCCCTTCCTGTGAACTTCCAGTCACTATGCGAGAACGCTAAACTGTACGAGCCGGGTCTGTGTTACACTGAATTTGTGAAGAGTCTGCCTTCAGACAGGACCAGAGTGGATTCATTCTCCTTTGACATCTCTGGGACACAGAACACAGG GTTGCCCCTCTCAAAGCGAGTGATGAATAGCGGTCATTCATCCCAAGTTCACTTGTCCCAGGTGTCTCTCACACCTGGAGACTTCCTGAGTGCCGACGACGTGGAGAGTCACGTCCAAGCACGCACTGGAAAGATGACGGATGGACGCTCCAACAGCACTACAGATATTCAAG CTCTGAGGATCCAGGGTCCGTTCCGGGTCTGGAGGACCAGCAGTCAGGGTGGAGGCATGTGCAGTGACTCTGAGAGCGCTGGAGGAAGCAGCGAATCTCGCTCTATGGACTCTCCTACAGCAAGCCCAG GTGATTTTAAGAGAAGGCTTCCCAGAACCCCATCCACCGGCACCATGTCTTCAGCAGATGATCTGGATGAGAGAGAACCGCCATCTCCTTCAGATAATG GCTTGAGTGAAATGGTTACGGAGGCAGCCAGCTCTCCTGGGCCTTTTCGCAACACGCAGATGTCTAAAGCGGCACAGACGCACAAGCTGAGGAAGCTCCGTGCTCCATCGAAGTGCCGGGAGTGTGATAGTCTTGTAGTATTTCATGGTGCTGAATGCGAGGAG TGTTCTCTCGCTTGTCATAAGAAGTGTTTGGAGACTCTAGCCATCCAGTGTGGGCATAAGAAGCTACAGGGAAAACTCCATCTCTTTGCTATCGACTTTGCTCAGGCAGCCAGGAACAGTCCAGATGGAATCCCCTTCATCATCAAAAAATGCACCTCAGAGATCGAAAACAGGGCTCTTAATATCAAG ggaATTTATCGTGTTAACGGTGCCAAATCACGGGTGGAGAAGCTTTGTCAGGCCTTTGAGAACGGGAAAGATCTGGTAGAGCTTTCGGATCTCTACCCTCATGATATCAGCAACGTCCTCAAACTCTACCTTCGCCAG CTCCCAGAGCCCCTCATTCTTTTCCGATACTATAATGACTTCATCGGATTGGCCAAAGAGAGTCAGAGTATTATTGTTGACGAAGTAGAGGCGTCAAGAGGAAGTCCCACCTCCGACAGCCCGCAGATCAGCGTAGAGCTCAACCGGGTCCTCTTCAAGATTAAAGACCTGCTGCGTCAGCTTCCTCCAGCCCACTACAAAACCCTGCAGTTCCTGATTCAGCACTTGCACAG GGTGTCAGAAAGGGCGGATGAGAACAAGATGACTGCCAGTAATCTGGGCATCATCTTTGGGCCCACACTGATCAAGCCCCGACAGGCCGATGCAGAGGTCTCTCTGTCCTCTCTGGTGGATTACCCCTACCAGGCCCTGATCGTGGAGCTTTTGATCCGCCATTATGAGATGATCTTCGATACTCCTCTGAGTCCTCTTCCCCCTTCCTCCCCTGTAGCAGAGAGCTCTCCGCTTCCCTTCAAATCACGCTTCACCTCACAGGAGAAGGAACAACAGCTTAGCCGACATTCAAAGTCCCTGGTGGACATTAAGGAG CAGCAACAACCAAAGGCTAAGACATATAAAAGACATTCCTCTGTAATACCTTCTATGCACCTGATGGATGAGGTGAAAGAAGTGAAGATAAGATCTGACAAAGACTTCACTGCAG TTGGCGATACAGTGGACATCAACAGGCACCTCTCGTCAAGCGTTCCTGAAATGCGGAACTCGCCCGGCCTCAGCCGCCGCAACCACGTCTCCAGAGTTCAGCTTCGGCCTCCGAGACCCAAGCTGGCCTCTCGACCTATCAGCATGCCAGCCGAACGGCTCCTCAACCTCGCCAAGGTGGACGAATGTAACGTGAAGAACTCCGTAGAGCAGGATGACAACCACAGTCGTGATCCCGTCATTGAGGAGGTGTCCGAAGAGGAGAAGCCCAAGTCCAGAGCGGGAAACCATTACAGGAAATCTTACATCGATACGCAGACCCTACGGCGGACATGGGACAAGCAGTATAAGCATCACGAAATCACTCCAAAGACCTTCATGATCACAACTACCTGTCCTTCTGATTCCGGGACCAATGATGCCAACGTTCATACTTCTTCTCTCACGTCATCGTCTTTCTCAGAACACACCAAATCCGCCAGCACTGCTCTTGCTAACAGACCCTACACCATTGCTGTGAGGCCTGGACGGACTTTACGTAGGGAAGGAAACGTTAGTGAGTACTGCCCTGTTCCCACAGCCTTCAGGCCTCCTAGAACTCTGCAACCTCCTCCTGGAACGTTCTACAAACCTCCAGGTAGCAAAACCAAATCGTTAACGGAGGTCGAGCGTAAGTCTAGTAGAGCAATTGCAAACAGCACCGAGGAAGAAGAAGACGATGACGAcgatgatgaggaggaggaagggTTTGGGGTGGAAGTCTCGGTTGATGAGCCCGAGCCGGATTTGGACCCGGAACCATCACCAGAGCTGGATGCCCGCAATACAAGCCCACTTCCGCTCCCCCAGTCTCCCAGCTCCAGCCCGGAGGAACTCGGACAAAACGAGACCAAACCAGTGTACCAGAGACTCAGATCACACCGTATGCAGGATCTCGAACACAGGGAGGCACATTTTGTTTGA
- the arhgap29a gene encoding rho GTPase-activating protein 29 isoform X2 — protein MERKDRLSVRKLLESESLRGTLHRDPFKLAAAGMFATGMLQQSSGGLNKRSLGMARLPNSHFFPLSSGSGSWGLGRSAKSGSLSSVSSGSDSMDMAGADPDYIMQLVNEVRRFADVLLHLKEAFNTKDHQDCLHQVVHERLGELLRVLKSVISKHHSLNSVEILSAAGTLIAKVKGVNFKEVNEDNKQTLFSEIYTSIDTLAFTFGNVVSDFLMGDVENGSASGLPQARRSRSFENLTVESGGCGPEKDDPPGPSPPARVEEMDGALLRSDSGVESALLYAKAWSKYTKELLAWVDKRLNMDIECAKSYAKMAESAKALASQQEHMPFRDIYISAFKNDIEYSHLIMQTTAALQSNKFMQPLQARKNELDKLRKEVKEQWQREQKKMHEADSALKKARLLQAQRQEEYEKARCSTNRVEEEQIGTGKQLEKRRKLEEEALQKAEEAQEHYKHCITDVGVKRVDLANTKSEILTQIRELVFQCDLTLKAVTVNWFQMQQAQVVSLPVNFQSLCENAKLYEPGLCYTEFVKSLPSDRTRVDSFSFDISGTQNTGLPLSKRVMNSGHSSQVHLSQVSLTPGDFLSADDVESHVQARTGKMTDGRSNSTTDIQALRIQGPFRVWRTSSQGGGMCSDSESAGGSSESRSMDSPTASPGDFKRRLPRTPSTGTMSSADDLDEREPPSPSDNGLSEMVTEAASSPGPFRNTQMSKAAQTHKLRKLRAPSKCRECDSLVVFHGAECEECSLACHKKCLETLAIQCGHKKLQGKLHLFAIDFAQAARNSPDGIPFIIKKCTSEIENRALNIKGIYRVNGAKSRVEKLCQAFENGKDLVELSDLYPHDISNVLKLYLRQLPEPLILFRYYNDFIGLAKESQSIIVDEVEASRGSPTSDSPQISVELNRVLFKIKDLLRQLPPAHYKTLQFLIQHLHRVSERADENKMTASNLGIIFGPTLIKPRQADAEVSLSSLVDYPYQALIVELLIRHYEMIFDTPLSPLPPSSPVAESSPLPFKSRFTSQEKEQQLSRHSKSLVDIKEQQPKAKTYKRHSSVIPSMHLMDEVKEVKIRSDKDFTAVGDTVDINRHLSSSVPEMRNSPGLSRRNHVSRVQLRPPRPKLASRPISMPAERLLNLAKVDECNVKNSVEQDDNHSRDPVIEEVSEEEKPKSRAGNHYRKSYIDTQTLRRTWDKQYKHHEITPKTFMITTTCPSDSGTNDANVHTSSLTSSSFSEHTKSASTALANRPYTIAVRPGRTLRREGNVSEYCPVPTAFRPPRTLQPPPGTFYKPPGSKTKSLTEVERKSSRAIANSTEEEEDDDDDDEEEEGFGVEVSVDEPEPDLDPEPSPELDARNTSPLPLPQSPSSSPEELGQNETKPVYQRLRSHRMQDLEHREAHFV, from the exons ATCACCAGGACTGTCTGCACCAGGTTGTTCACGAGCGTCTGGGAGAGCTGTTGCGTGTGTTGAAATCTGTGATTTCTAAACACCACTCTCTGAATTCGGTGGAAATCCTCAGCGCAGCAGGGACCCTAATCGCAAAGGTCAAAG GTGTGAACTTCAAGGAAGTGAATGAAGACAATAAGCAGACGCTCTTTTCCGAGATCTACACTTCCATAGATACATTGGCCTTCACGTTTGGCAATGT AGTGTCTGACTTCCTTATGGGAGATGTAGAGAATGGCTCAGCCTCGGGGCTTCCTCAGGCCCGCAGGAGCAGG TCTTTTGAAAACCTGACGGTGGAGTCCGGAGGATGTGGACCGGAAAAAGATGACCCTCCAG GTCCCTCTCCGCCCGCGCGGGTGGAGGAGATGGATGGAGCTTTGCTCCGGAGTGACAGCGGGGTTGAGTCCGCCCTGCTCTATGCCAAAGCCTGGTCGAAATACACCAAGGAACTCCTGGCCTGGGTGGACAAACGTCTTAATATGG ACATTGAGTGTGCAAAGAGCTATGCTAAGATGGCTGAATCTGCAAAGGCGCTGGCGTCTCAACAG GAACACATGCCATTCCGGGATATTTACATCTCTGCCTTCAAGAATGATATTGAATACAGCCATTTGATCATGCAAACCACAGCTGCGCTACAGTCCAACAAATTCATGCAG CCTCTGCAAGCTCGAAAAAATGAGCTCGATAAGTTGAGGAAGGAGGTGAAGGAACAATGGCAGAGAGAGCAGAAGAAAATG CATGAAGCAGACAGTGCGCTGAAGAAGGCCCGGCTCCTGCAGGCTCAGAGGCAGGAAGAGTACGAGAAAGCCCGCTGCTCAACCAATCGAGTGGAGGAGGAACAGATCGGAACAGGAAAACAGCTGGAGAAGAGACGCAAACTAGAGGAGGAGGCTCTGCAGAAG GCAGAGGAAGCCCAAGAACATTACAAGCATTGCATTACAGATGTCGGGGTGAAGAGAGTGGACCTGGCCAACACCAAGAGCGAGATTCTTACTCAGATACGAGAGCTTGTGTTTCAGTGCGACCTGACCCTGAAAGCA GTGACGGTGAACTGGTTTCAGATGCAGCAGGCCCAGGTGGTGTCCCTTCCTGTGAACTTCCAGTCACTATGCGAGAACGCTAAACTGTACGAGCCGGGTCTGTGTTACACTGAATTTGTGAAGAGTCTGCCTTCAGACAGGACCAGAGTGGATTCATTCTCCTTTGACATCTCTGGGACACAGAACACAGG GTTGCCCCTCTCAAAGCGAGTGATGAATAGCGGTCATTCATCCCAAGTTCACTTGTCCCAGGTGTCTCTCACACCTGGAGACTTCCTGAGTGCCGACGACGTGGAGAGTCACGTCCAAGCACGCACTGGAAAGATGACGGATGGACGCTCCAACAGCACTACAGATATTCAAG CTCTGAGGATCCAGGGTCCGTTCCGGGTCTGGAGGACCAGCAGTCAGGGTGGAGGCATGTGCAGTGACTCTGAGAGCGCTGGAGGAAGCAGCGAATCTCGCTCTATGGACTCTCCTACAGCAAGCCCAG GTGATTTTAAGAGAAGGCTTCCCAGAACCCCATCCACCGGCACCATGTCTTCAGCAGATGATCTGGATGAGAGAGAACCGCCATCTCCTTCAGATAATG GCTTGAGTGAAATGGTTACGGAGGCAGCCAGCTCTCCTGGGCCTTTTCGCAACACGCAGATGTCTAAAGCGGCACAGACGCACAAGCTGAGGAAGCTCCGTGCTCCATCGAAGTGCCGGGAGTGTGATAGTCTTGTAGTATTTCATGGTGCTGAATGCGAGGAG TGTTCTCTCGCTTGTCATAAGAAGTGTTTGGAGACTCTAGCCATCCAGTGTGGGCATAAGAAGCTACAGGGAAAACTCCATCTCTTTGCTATCGACTTTGCTCAGGCAGCCAGGAACAGTCCAGATGGAATCCCCTTCATCATCAAAAAATGCACCTCAGAGATCGAAAACAGGGCTCTTAATATCAAG ggaATTTATCGTGTTAACGGTGCCAAATCACGGGTGGAGAAGCTTTGTCAGGCCTTTGAGAACGGGAAAGATCTGGTAGAGCTTTCGGATCTCTACCCTCATGATATCAGCAACGTCCTCAAACTCTACCTTCGCCAG CTCCCAGAGCCCCTCATTCTTTTCCGATACTATAATGACTTCATCGGATTGGCCAAAGAGAGTCAGAGTATTATTGTTGACGAAGTAGAGGCGTCAAGAGGAAGTCCCACCTCCGACAGCCCGCAGATCAGCGTAGAGCTCAACCGGGTCCTCTTCAAGATTAAAGACCTGCTGCGTCAGCTTCCTCCAGCCCACTACAAAACCCTGCAGTTCCTGATTCAGCACTTGCACAG GGTGTCAGAAAGGGCGGATGAGAACAAGATGACTGCCAGTAATCTGGGCATCATCTTTGGGCCCACACTGATCAAGCCCCGACAGGCCGATGCAGAGGTCTCTCTGTCCTCTCTGGTGGATTACCCCTACCAGGCCCTGATCGTGGAGCTTTTGATCCGCCATTATGAGATGATCTTCGATACTCCTCTGAGTCCTCTTCCCCCTTCCTCCCCTGTAGCAGAGAGCTCTCCGCTTCCCTTCAAATCACGCTTCACCTCACAGGAGAAGGAACAACAGCTTAGCCGACATTCAAAGTCCCTGGTGGACATTAAGGAG CAACAACCAAAGGCTAAGACATATAAAAGACATTCCTCTGTAATACCTTCTATGCACCTGATGGATGAGGTGAAAGAAGTGAAGATAAGATCTGACAAAGACTTCACTGCAG TTGGCGATACAGTGGACATCAACAGGCACCTCTCGTCAAGCGTTCCTGAAATGCGGAACTCGCCCGGCCTCAGCCGCCGCAACCACGTCTCCAGAGTTCAGCTTCGGCCTCCGAGACCCAAGCTGGCCTCTCGACCTATCAGCATGCCAGCCGAACGGCTCCTCAACCTCGCCAAGGTGGACGAATGTAACGTGAAGAACTCCGTAGAGCAGGATGACAACCACAGTCGTGATCCCGTCATTGAGGAGGTGTCCGAAGAGGAGAAGCCCAAGTCCAGAGCGGGAAACCATTACAGGAAATCTTACATCGATACGCAGACCCTACGGCGGACATGGGACAAGCAGTATAAGCATCACGAAATCACTCCAAAGACCTTCATGATCACAACTACCTGTCCTTCTGATTCCGGGACCAATGATGCCAACGTTCATACTTCTTCTCTCACGTCATCGTCTTTCTCAGAACACACCAAATCCGCCAGCACTGCTCTTGCTAACAGACCCTACACCATTGCTGTGAGGCCTGGACGGACTTTACGTAGGGAAGGAAACGTTAGTGAGTACTGCCCTGTTCCCACAGCCTTCAGGCCTCCTAGAACTCTGCAACCTCCTCCTGGAACGTTCTACAAACCTCCAGGTAGCAAAACCAAATCGTTAACGGAGGTCGAGCGTAAGTCTAGTAGAGCAATTGCAAACAGCACCGAGGAAGAAGAAGACGATGACGAcgatgatgaggaggaggaagggTTTGGGGTGGAAGTCTCGGTTGATGAGCCCGAGCCGGATTTGGACCCGGAACCATCACCAGAGCTGGATGCCCGCAATACAAGCCCACTTCCGCTCCCCCAGTCTCCCAGCTCCAGCCCGGAGGAACTCGGACAAAACGAGACCAAACCAGTGTACCAGAGACTCAGATCACACCGTATGCAGGATCTCGAACACAGGGAGGCACATTTTGTTTGA